In one Thermosipho ferrireducens genomic region, the following are encoded:
- a CDS encoding HAD family hydrolase: MTIDTVIFDLGRVLINWYPYKYMKEKFGEDLAEKLNKAIFNATEWNLMDKGLLSEEELWNLHLKRFPDLKFYIEHLKSKVTEFLTPIEDNIKLIPKLKEKGYRLFILSNFSKNSFEAIYKKYDFFNYFDGMVISSHHKTVKPEKKIYQILIEKYNITPSTSLFIDDKIENINTARELGFSTIHLENPLELKKQLKNMMII, from the coding sequence ATGACCATAGACACGGTAATTTTCGACCTTGGAAGAGTCCTGATAAACTGGTACCCATACAAATATATGAAAGAGAAATTCGGAGAAGATTTAGCAGAAAAACTCAATAAGGCAATATTCAATGCCACTGAGTGGAACTTAATGGACAAGGGACTTCTATCAGAAGAGGAACTCTGGAATTTACATCTCAAAAGGTTCCCGGATTTGAAATTTTATATAGAACATCTAAAATCAAAAGTCACAGAATTTCTCACACCAATTGAAGATAACATAAAACTTATCCCTAAACTAAAAGAAAAAGGTTACAGGCTTTTTATACTATCGAATTTCAGTAAAAATAGCTTTGAAGCAATATACAAGAAATACGACTTTTTTAATTATTTTGATGGAATGGTTATCTCGAGTCATCATAAAACGGTTAAACCCGAAAAAAAGATTTACCAGATCCTGATTGAAAAGTACAATATAACCCCATCTACGTCTCTATTCATAGACGATAAAATTGAAAATATAAACACCGCTCGCGAATTAGGTTTTTCAACCATTCATCTTGAAAATCCTTTAGAACTTAAAAAGCAATTAAAAAATATGATGATAATATAG
- the purD gene encoding phosphoribosylamine--glycine ligase: MKVMVIGSGGREHALAWKLAQSKRIKKIYCVPGNGGTALEQKCENVNISDVKDIALFAKENNVKLTVVGPEDYLVNGIVDEFKKYDLKIIGPDKKAASLEGSKVFAKNFAKKYGVQTANYEVFDNYTKALDYLKNVKFPVVIKADGLAAGKGVTIVNDFSEAQEAVTNLMEKGIFSGAGKRIVVEQFLKGFEMSVFILLDGKSYRIFQTAKDHKKALEGEKGANTGGMGAISPHPEFKGELKRKIQRKIIEPTIEGIIKEKLEYTGILFIGLMIKEDEPYLLEYNVRFGDPETQAILPLLETDLLEVFEHVENRELENLKLKWKNAVSCCVVAASKGYPFNYEKGFEIKVNATSDISTIFFAGVKYKNGKLLTNGGRVLAVVELGKDILEARYRVYNSIKRVHFKNIYYRKDIGKV; this comes from the coding sequence ATGAAAGTTATGGTAATTGGCAGCGGTGGGAGAGAGCATGCTTTAGCGTGGAAGCTTGCTCAAAGCAAAAGAATAAAGAAAATATATTGTGTTCCAGGAAATGGAGGAACTGCTCTGGAGCAAAAATGCGAAAATGTTAACATATCGGATGTAAAGGATATAGCTTTATTTGCAAAGGAAAACAATGTAAAACTGACAGTTGTTGGTCCGGAAGATTATTTAGTGAATGGCATCGTTGATGAATTTAAAAAATATGATTTGAAAATAATAGGCCCGGATAAAAAAGCGGCCTCTCTTGAGGGAAGTAAAGTTTTTGCTAAAAACTTTGCAAAAAAATATGGGGTTCAAACAGCGAATTATGAGGTGTTTGATAACTATACAAAAGCTCTGGACTATTTGAAGAATGTAAAATTTCCTGTTGTAATTAAAGCAGATGGACTGGCTGCCGGGAAAGGAGTTACAATTGTCAACGATTTTTCTGAAGCTCAAGAAGCTGTAACAAATTTAATGGAAAAAGGTATATTTTCAGGCGCTGGAAAAAGAATAGTTGTAGAACAATTTTTGAAAGGTTTTGAAATGTCTGTGTTCATACTTCTGGATGGTAAAAGCTATAGAATTTTTCAGACAGCTAAAGATCATAAAAAGGCTTTAGAAGGTGAAAAAGGCGCAAATACTGGAGGAATGGGAGCTATTTCACCACATCCTGAGTTTAAAGGAGAATTGAAAAGGAAAATACAAAGGAAGATCATTGAGCCAACTATTGAAGGTATAATAAAAGAGAAATTGGAGTACACAGGTATATTGTTTATAGGATTAATGATAAAGGAAGATGAGCCTTATTTGCTGGAGTATAATGTAAGATTTGGTGATCCAGAAACTCAGGCTATACTGCCACTTCTTGAAACAGATTTACTGGAAGTGTTTGAACATGTTGAAAACAGAGAGCTGGAGAACCTCAAGTTAAAATGGAAGAACGCAGTTTCGTGCTGTGTTGTTGCAGCTTCTAAAGGTTATCCATTTAATTATGAAAAAGGATTTGAGATAAAAGTTAATGCAACGTCAGATATTTCCACGATATTTTTTGCGGGAGTGAAGTACAAAAATGGTAAGTTGTTAACCAATGGTGGAAGAGTGCTTGCTGTTGTAGAACTTGGCAAAGATATTTTAGAGGCCAGATACAGGGTCTATAATTCAATAAAAAGAGTTCATTTTAAAAATATCTATTATAGAAAAGATATTGGAAAGGTTTGA
- the purH gene encoding bifunctional phosphoribosylaminoimidazolecarboxamide formyltransferase/IMP cyclohydrolase has translation MKRALISVFDKSNVEFLAAALVENDFEIISTGNTAKYLLKKGINVIDIEKITNFPEILDGRVKTLHPKVHGGILARDTMEDKEILEKLNIKKIDLVYVNLYPFEEKLKEGLKIKDLIEYIDIGGPTLIRAAAKNFENTIVLVDPGDIKLVMEKIKKGFIDYETRLYLAAKAFNLTAYYDSLISNYFNRLSKNYFPEYFTPSLKRKKELRYGENPHQRAVFYENSFEEGFFNTFEQLNGKELSYNNFKDIDVAWKIVNEFDDEMVCCAVKHQTPCGVAIGTNNLEAFKKAYECDPVSIFGGIVAFNHKVTAQTASEMKKIFLEVIIAPDFEDEALEILSKKKNLRIIKASKKPEDKLEFSTVDGGVLVQERDVELFENLKLVTGEKVSDSLMEELIFAFKVVKHAKSNAIVVSKDKAAKGIGSGQPNRIWAAIDALDRAKDGVVLASDAFFPFDDVVRKAGEYKIKAIIQPGGSIRDNDSIKAAEELGIAMVFTGMRHFKH, from the coding sequence ATGAAAAGAGCATTAATAAGTGTGTTTGATAAATCAAATGTAGAATTTCTGGCAGCTGCACTGGTAGAAAATGATTTCGAAATAATCTCTACTGGCAATACGGCCAAGTATTTACTGAAAAAAGGAATTAACGTGATAGATATTGAAAAGATAACAAATTTTCCAGAAATTCTTGATGGAAGGGTAAAAACATTGCATCCAAAGGTTCATGGAGGAATTTTAGCAAGGGATACGATGGAAGATAAAGAAATATTGGAGAAGTTAAACATTAAAAAGATAGATCTTGTTTACGTAAATCTTTATCCATTTGAAGAAAAATTAAAAGAAGGTTTGAAAATAAAAGATCTGATCGAATATATTGATATTGGTGGCCCGACTTTGATAAGAGCAGCAGCGAAAAATTTTGAAAACACAATTGTTCTTGTGGATCCAGGCGATATTAAACTTGTTATGGAAAAAATCAAAAAAGGTTTTATTGATTATGAAACACGGTTGTATTTAGCGGCCAAGGCGTTCAACTTAACTGCGTATTATGATTCTTTAATTTCAAACTATTTTAACAGGTTGTCCAAAAATTATTTTCCAGAGTATTTTACACCCTCTTTAAAGAGAAAAAAAGAATTAAGGTACGGGGAAAATCCCCATCAAAGGGCTGTTTTCTACGAAAATTCTTTTGAAGAAGGTTTTTTTAATACATTTGAACAGTTAAATGGTAAGGAGTTATCTTATAACAATTTTAAAGATATCGATGTTGCGTGGAAGATCGTAAATGAATTTGATGATGAAATGGTGTGCTGTGCTGTAAAACATCAAACCCCGTGTGGTGTAGCAATTGGAACAAATAATCTGGAAGCTTTTAAAAAGGCGTATGAATGTGATCCAGTGTCAATATTTGGGGGAATAGTTGCGTTTAACCATAAGGTTACTGCGCAAACAGCAAGTGAAATGAAAAAGATCTTCCTGGAAGTGATCATCGCTCCTGATTTTGAAGACGAAGCTCTGGAAATACTGTCAAAAAAGAAGAATTTGAGGATCATAAAAGCTAGCAAAAAGCCAGAGGATAAGCTGGAATTTTCGACTGTAGATGGAGGGGTTCTTGTACAGGAAAGGGATGTTGAATTGTTTGAAAATTTAAAACTGGTTACCGGTGAAAAGGTCAGTGATTCCCTGATGGAAGAGTTAATATTTGCTTTCAAGGTAGTCAAGCATGCAAAGTCAAATGCAATTGTGGTGTCGAAGGATAAAGCGGCAAAAGGAATAGGTTCAGGTCAACCAAATAGGATATGGGCGGCAATCGATGCTCTTGATAGAGCAAAAGATGGGGTAGTACTTGCTTCAGATGCTTTCTTTCCATTTGACGATGTTGTAAGAAAAGCGGGCGAATATAAAATAAAGGCCATAATACAACCAGGTGGTTCTATCAGGGATAATGATTCAATAAAGGCAGCAGAAGAGCTTGGAATCGCAATGGTATTTACGGGCATGAGGCATTTTAAACATTAG
- the purN gene encoding phosphoribosylglycinamide formyltransferase: MKKKKMVILASGNGSNFEAIVKALGEKYIIKLICDSKNAYVLKRAEKLKIAYRLIDYKRYRTREEFDKAIFKELKNETPDLIVLAGYKKILPSYIVDYFRNKIINIHPSLLPAFKGLNAIKQAFEYGVKYTGVTVHYVNEELDAGEIIAQEVVKIENEDTLETLEIKIHKLEHKLFPKIIDEILQSQEGDK; this comes from the coding sequence GTGAAAAAGAAAAAAATGGTTATTCTGGCTTCGGGAAATGGAAGTAACTTTGAAGCGATTGTTAAGGCGCTCGGTGAAAAGTACATTATAAAACTAATTTGTGATAGCAAAAATGCATATGTTTTAAAAAGAGCAGAAAAATTAAAAATAGCATACAGGTTAATAGATTATAAGAGGTATAGAACCAGAGAAGAATTTGATAAAGCAATTTTTAAGGAATTAAAAAATGAAACACCTGATTTAATAGTCCTGGCAGGTTATAAGAAAATTTTACCTTCTTACATAGTAGACTATTTTAGAAACAAAATTATTAATATTCATCCATCATTACTTCCAGCCTTTAAAGGCTTAAACGCTATAAAGCAGGCTTTTGAGTATGGGGTCAAATATACGGGAGTTACAGTGCATTATGTAAATGAAGAATTAGACGCAGGTGAGATTATTGCTCAGGAAGTTGTGAAAATAGAAAATGAAGACACACTTGAAACGCTGGAAATAAAGATACATAAATTGGAGCATAAATTATTTCCCAAAATAATAGATGAAATTTTACAATCGCAGGAGGGAGATAAATGA
- the purM gene encoding phosphoribosylformylglycinamidine cyclo-ligase, with amino-acid sequence MEYVNYEDSGVNINEANKMVESIKDKLKENAGMYGAVFPIKNIVGEYKEPVLVMSTDGVGTKMILLEKKKRWDIAAQDLAAMVLNDIVCVGAKPLFFLDYYATGKLNSEDGSEFLNNLVKVLESVNCKLIGGETAELPGLLINGRVDVAGFGVGVVEKEEMLGKHKVCEGDIIIGLKSNGIHSNGFSLVRKLLEMGKLKFTEDLIAPTKLVVNQTLAVSKYIKSAAHITGGGIVENVPRVIPDGLTANIKFTWEIPEVFKEILNTGVLLKEAFRVFNMGIGMVYILDERNFDTVRDILKTFGEDVILLGKVTLGNEKIKISF; translated from the coding sequence ATGGAATATGTAAATTACGAAGATAGTGGGGTTAATATAAATGAAGCAAATAAAATGGTTGAGTCTATAAAAGACAAATTGAAAGAAAATGCTGGAATGTATGGGGCTGTTTTTCCCATAAAAAATATTGTAGGCGAATACAAAGAGCCTGTGCTTGTGATGAGTACAGATGGAGTAGGAACAAAAATGATACTTCTTGAAAAGAAGAAAAGGTGGGATATTGCAGCGCAGGATCTGGCAGCGATGGTATTGAATGATATTGTTTGTGTTGGTGCAAAGCCTTTGTTTTTTCTCGATTACTATGCAACAGGAAAATTGAATAGTGAAGATGGTTCTGAATTTTTAAATAATCTGGTGAAAGTGCTGGAAAGCGTAAATTGTAAGTTAATAGGTGGTGAAACAGCTGAATTGCCAGGCCTGTTAATAAATGGTAGAGTTGACGTTGCTGGTTTTGGAGTTGGGGTTGTCGAAAAAGAAGAAATGCTTGGGAAACACAAAGTTTGTGAGGGAGATATCATAATTGGCTTGAAGTCAAATGGTATTCATTCAAATGGGTTTTCTCTTGTTAGAAAGTTGCTGGAGATGGGGAAATTAAAATTTACAGAAGATCTCATAGCTCCTACAAAGTTAGTGGTAAATCAAACCCTTGCAGTTTCTAAATATATAAAGTCAGCAGCGCATATCACAGGTGGTGGGATAGTTGAAAATGTACCAAGAGTAATACCAGATGGGTTAACAGCTAACATAAAATTTACCTGGGAGATACCAGAAGTTTTTAAGGAGATTTTAAATACTGGTGTTCTATTAAAAGAAGCATTCAGAGTTTTTAATATGGGAATAGGAATGGTTTATATCCTTGATGAACGTAATTTTGATACAGTAAGGGATATTCTTAAAACATTTGGAGAAGATGTAATTTTACTTGGAAAAGTAACTTTGGGCAATGAAAAAATCAAAATTAGTTTTTAG
- the purF gene encoding amidophosphoribosyltransferase has product MIMESCGIFGALMLNGENAVPYVIEGLIALQHRGQESAGIAYVEKEELKVYKKMGMVTEVFGNGVMKKFKSFNAIGHVRYSTRGRSDIQNSQPFHVRFRNEHFAIAHNGQIENAEDLRNYFEKTGTIFLTETDTEIILHMLIKKLNKRISKWTLEDIAQIIFENIFPSYSLLILFKDRMIAVRDKKGYRPLFYYVSKEGYFVSSEDSAFNFLNAASEKVYEINPGEAIEFSVHGVKKYRVPDTEKMFCFFEHIYFARPDSNIFGKNVHFVRKKLGELCARENPVDADIVVPVLDSGFSAAIGYSKESKIPIEMGLMRNRYVGRTFISPDQREREIGVKRKLPPIPEVIKGKKIVLVDDSIVRGTTMKKIVKMLKDSGAKEVHVRIASPKVINTCRWGVDIPDKRELIAANFSLDEMVKEIEADSIGYVSLKSIKSFLMSEYDNYCFNCFIENIKRVNTR; this is encoded by the coding sequence ATGATTATGGAATCATGCGGCATTTTCGGTGCGTTAATGTTAAACGGTGAAAATGCTGTGCCCTATGTAATAGAAGGATTAATAGCACTACAGCATAGGGGGCAGGAATCGGCTGGTATAGCGTATGTAGAAAAAGAAGAATTAAAAGTGTATAAAAAGATGGGAATGGTTACCGAGGTTTTTGGCAACGGAGTGATGAAAAAGTTCAAAAGTTTCAATGCTATTGGTCACGTAAGATATTCAACAAGAGGCAGATCAGATATTCAAAATTCTCAACCTTTCCATGTAAGATTTCGAAATGAGCATTTTGCTATAGCACATAATGGACAGATAGAAAACGCGGAAGATTTGAGAAACTATTTTGAAAAAACTGGAACTATTTTTCTAACGGAAACAGACACAGAGATTATACTACACATGTTAATTAAGAAATTGAATAAAAGAATTTCAAAATGGACTCTTGAAGATATTGCGCAGATTATTTTTGAAAACATTTTTCCTTCGTATTCCTTGTTGATTTTGTTTAAAGATAGGATGATTGCAGTAAGGGATAAGAAAGGGTATAGACCTCTTTTTTATTATGTTTCAAAAGAAGGTTATTTTGTTTCATCAGAAGATAGCGCTTTTAATTTCTTGAATGCTGCTTCTGAAAAAGTCTATGAAATAAATCCAGGAGAAGCGATAGAATTTTCTGTGCATGGTGTAAAAAAATATAGGGTACCAGACACCGAGAAAATGTTTTGCTTTTTTGAGCATATTTATTTTGCACGGCCGGATTCAAACATTTTTGGAAAAAACGTCCATTTTGTAAGAAAGAAGTTAGGAGAATTATGCGCCAGAGAAAATCCAGTTGATGCTGACATAGTAGTTCCTGTTCTTGACAGCGGTTTTTCAGCAGCTATTGGTTATTCAAAAGAAAGCAAAATTCCTATAGAAATGGGACTTATGAGAAATAGATATGTTGGAAGAACATTTATATCTCCTGATCAAAGAGAAAGGGAAATAGGTGTTAAAAGAAAACTTCCTCCAATTCCTGAGGTGATAAAAGGAAAAAAGATAGTATTAGTTGACGATTCAATTGTGCGTGGGACTACAATGAAAAAGATAGTTAAAATGCTCAAAGATTCTGGAGCAAAAGAGGTTCATGTTAGAATAGCCAGCCCAAAAGTTATAAACACATGCCGCTGGGGAGTTGATATCCCTGATAAACGTGAATTAATAGCAGCAAACTTTTCTCTTGATGAGATGGTTAAAGAGATAGAAGCGGATTCTATTGGCTATGTATCATTAAAGAGTATTAAAAGTTTTTTGATGTCAGAATATGACAATTATTGTTTTAATTGTTTTATTGAAAATATAAAGAGAGTTAATACGAGGTGA
- the purL gene encoding phosphoribosylformylglycinamidine synthase subunit PurL — translation MNEMNKMNKLYSELGLKDFEYEKIKEDLGREPDALEIYMYSAQWSEHCGYKHSKELLKRLPRNIENENAGYVSIGDHAIVFKVESHNHPSAVEPYQGAATGIGGIVRDILAMGARPIALLDSLRFGKDERSKNIFEGVVAGISGYGNSIGVPTVAGETYFDESYNTNPLVNVMCVGISRISDLASSKATSHDKLYVYVGSKTGRDGIHGASFASKELTGEDERSSVQVGDPFSEKNLIEATLEILKLDGVLACQDMGAAGILSSSSEMAFKGNLGCELYMEKVPLREKDMEPWEILLSESQERMLFLVEPGTEESVEKIAKKYFLSFAVIGKTIKGNNIKVMKNGEVLTELPISSLVDAPSMYRKTKQPEYITIIRNKKFEIDLKPEEALFKVLGNLNIVKKSWIYEQYDYKVGTNTIISPGNGDGALIWIKGTNKAIGVTIDGNHLYTYLDPYEGSKNVVFEAARNLISIGAKPLGATDNMNFGNPEDDVVMWQFEQSIEGISEACRALKIPITGGNVSFYNESENSSIFPTPVIGMVGEADINSIMDMKFKNPADKVYLVGKVNIDKDKIGGSIYQRILKGFIGGRIDTVNIKFELKLQNIILKLIKMKLVNSVHDVSKGGIAIAVLESALNGEKGFKGILGQSLEELFGENQSRFIVSVSPEKVELFESTLKSSKVPFKLLGEVMPPDYGIELGFGRLDFNDLYTLYTKTIEKYMEE, via the coding sequence ATGAACGAGATGAATAAAATGAATAAGTTGTATTCGGAGCTTGGTTTAAAAGATTTTGAATATGAAAAGATAAAAGAAGATCTGGGGAGAGAGCCAGATGCTCTTGAAATATACATGTATTCAGCTCAGTGGTCAGAACACTGTGGATATAAACATTCGAAAGAATTGTTAAAACGATTGCCAAGGAATATTGAGAATGAAAATGCAGGCTATGTGAGTATAGGTGATCATGCAATAGTGTTTAAGGTGGAAAGTCACAATCATCCAAGCGCAGTTGAACCATATCAAGGAGCTGCAACTGGTATAGGAGGTATAGTTAGAGATATTTTGGCAATGGGCGCAAGGCCCATTGCTCTACTTGATTCATTAAGATTTGGGAAAGATGAAAGGTCAAAAAATATTTTTGAAGGAGTAGTAGCAGGCATAAGTGGTTATGGGAATTCTATAGGAGTTCCTACAGTTGCGGGGGAGACTTATTTTGACGAGAGCTATAACACTAATCCGCTGGTAAATGTAATGTGCGTTGGAATTTCAAGGATATCGGATCTGGCTTCTTCGAAAGCGACTTCACATGATAAATTATACGTTTATGTTGGTTCAAAAACAGGTAGGGATGGTATTCATGGGGCTTCATTTGCGTCAAAAGAATTAACCGGGGAAGATGAGAGATCATCAGTTCAGGTAGGGGACCCCTTTTCAGAAAAAAACCTCATAGAAGCTACACTGGAAATTTTGAAGTTAGATGGTGTTTTAGCCTGTCAGGATATGGGAGCAGCCGGGATTTTAAGTTCTTCCTCAGAAATGGCATTTAAAGGAAATCTTGGATGTGAATTATATATGGAGAAAGTTCCTTTAAGGGAAAAAGATATGGAACCCTGGGAGATATTACTTTCAGAATCTCAGGAACGTATGCTGTTTTTGGTTGAACCTGGTACTGAGGAAAGTGTGGAAAAAATTGCGAAAAAATATTTCCTTAGCTTTGCGGTAATTGGAAAAACCATCAAAGGGAACAATATAAAGGTTATGAAAAATGGAGAGGTCCTAACTGAATTGCCAATATCTTCTCTGGTTGATGCCCCCTCTATGTATAGAAAAACCAAGCAACCAGAATATATAACAATTATCAGAAATAAAAAGTTTGAAATAGATCTTAAACCAGAGGAAGCCTTGTTCAAAGTGCTTGGTAACTTAAATATAGTAAAAAAATCCTGGATATATGAGCAATACGATTATAAAGTTGGAACAAATACTATTATTTCTCCAGGAAATGGCGATGGAGCTTTAATATGGATTAAAGGGACTAACAAAGCTATAGGGGTTACAATTGATGGAAATCATTTATATACGTACCTGGATCCATACGAAGGAAGCAAAAACGTAGTATTTGAAGCTGCAAGGAATCTAATTTCTATTGGTGCAAAGCCGTTAGGTGCCACAGATAACATGAATTTTGGTAATCCTGAGGATGATGTAGTGATGTGGCAATTTGAACAGAGCATAGAAGGCATATCAGAAGCTTGCAGAGCGTTAAAAATACCAATAACTGGAGGAAATGTGAGTTTTTATAATGAATCTGAAAATAGTTCTATCTTTCCAACTCCTGTTATAGGAATGGTTGGGGAAGCTGATATTAATAGCATTATGGATATGAAGTTTAAAAATCCTGCGGATAAAGTGTATTTAGTGGGTAAAGTGAATATTGATAAAGACAAAATAGGGGGAAGTATATATCAAAGGATTTTGAAAGGATTTATAGGAGGAAGAATTGATACTGTAAATATAAAATTTGAATTAAAACTTCAAAATATCATTTTGAAATTGATAAAAATGAAACTGGTAAATTCTGTACACGATGTTTCTAAAGGCGGAATAGCGATAGCTGTTCTTGAATCAGCGTTGAATGGAGAGAAAGGCTTTAAGGGAATACTTGGACAAAGTCTTGAAGAATTATTTGGTGAAAATCAATCAAGATTTATTGTGTCTGTGTCCCCTGAAAAGGTAGAGCTTTTTGAGTCAACGTTGAAAAGTTCTAAAGTTCCGTTTAAATTGTTAGGTGAGGTAATGCCCCCGGATTATGGCATTGAACTTGGTTTTGGACGTCTTGATTTCAACGATTTATACACTTTGTATACAAAAACTATTGAAAAGTACATGGAGGAATAG
- the purQ gene encoding phosphoribosylformylglycinamidine synthase subunit PurQ: MVKAGIIVFPGTNCDRDAEFALKMAGFETEYVWHDFKSVENYDLIFIPGGFSYGDYLRAGALARFSPVMGEIEKFVLKEKGLVIGVCNGFQILTEAGILPGALSRNNSLKFICKDVVIRVVNKNTPFSKFISKEELVIPIAHAEGNYYISDYKRLKQNNQIAFEYIDNPNGSIGNIAGIYNEKFNVLGMMPHPERNSVKLLGNGDGLEILLSIRRFLENERDE, translated from the coding sequence ATGGTTAAAGCAGGAATAATAGTGTTTCCAGGGACTAATTGTGATAGAGATGCTGAATTTGCACTGAAAATGGCTGGATTTGAAACAGAGTATGTATGGCATGATTTTAAAAGCGTAGAAAATTATGATTTGATATTTATTCCAGGTGGATTTTCATACGGAGATTATTTAAGAGCGGGAGCTCTTGCAAGATTTTCTCCTGTGATGGGTGAAATAGAGAAATTTGTATTAAAAGAAAAAGGATTGGTGATAGGAGTTTGTAATGGATTTCAGATTTTGACAGAAGCTGGAATATTACCCGGGGCTCTTTCACGGAACAATTCTTTAAAGTTTATATGTAAAGATGTGGTAATCAGAGTAGTTAATAAGAATACACCATTTAGCAAATTTATATCTAAAGAAGAGCTTGTTATACCTATTGCACACGCTGAAGGAAATTATTATATTAGCGATTATAAAAGGTTAAAACAAAATAATCAGATAGCCTTTGAATATATCGATAACCCCAACGGTTCAATTGGAAACATAGCAGGGATATACAACGAAAAATTCAACGTTCTTGGTATGATGCCTCACCCTGAAAGAAATTCTGTAAAACTTTTAGGAAACGGCGATGGGCTGGAAATTTTACTTTCTATCAGGAGGTTCCTGGAAAATGAACGAGATGAATAA
- the purS gene encoding phosphoribosylformylglycinamidine synthase subunit PurS, which translates to MRSFLFEALITLKDGILDPQGIATQKVLKRLNYSVYNVRFGKLVTFEVSAEDLETAKKVAKEITYRVLINPVLENYELKLVRESENG; encoded by the coding sequence ATGAGGTCTTTCCTTTTTGAAGCTTTAATTACATTAAAAGATGGTATTCTGGATCCTCAGGGAATAGCAACACAAAAAGTTCTGAAAAGATTGAATTATTCTGTGTATAATGTGCGATTTGGTAAATTGGTTACTTTTGAAGTCAGCGCTGAAGATCTGGAAACTGCCAAAAAAGTAGCTAAAGAGATAACATATAGAGTTTTAATAAACCCCGTTTTAGAAAATTATGAATTAAAATTGGTGAGGGAGTCGGAAAATGGTTAA
- the purC gene encoding phosphoribosylaminoimidazolesuccinocarboxamide synthase gives MSFHGLKMLYEGKAKKIFEKSKDEVVIYFKDDVTAFNGEKKDSISGKGKINKKISVFFFKILEEKGVPTQFIKDLDETSFVARKLDIIPLEVIVRNYTAGSFCKRYGVKKGIKLKEPIVEFSLKDDELGDPMICKNVILSLELVDGDILEKIEHYARKINEILTRLLSQSNIILVDFKLEFGVKDGNIYLADEISPDTCRFWDKNTMESLDKDVYREETGDLVERYSEFLRRIGL, from the coding sequence ATGAGCTTCCATGGTTTAAAGATGTTGTACGAAGGAAAGGCGAAAAAGATATTTGAAAAATCGAAAGATGAGGTAGTAATTTATTTTAAAGATGACGTTACAGCTTTTAATGGAGAAAAAAAGGATTCTATTTCAGGAAAAGGGAAGATTAATAAAAAGATAAGTGTATTCTTTTTCAAGATTCTTGAGGAAAAAGGTGTTCCAACACAGTTTATAAAAGACCTTGATGAAACATCTTTTGTTGCAAGAAAACTGGATATAATACCTCTTGAGGTTATCGTCAGAAATTATACAGCAGGTAGTTTTTGTAAACGATACGGGGTAAAAAAAGGAATAAAGTTAAAAGAGCCTATTGTGGAGTTTTCTTTGAAAGATGATGAACTTGGAGATCCAATGATTTGCAAAAACGTGATTCTTTCTCTTGAACTGGTTGATGGAGATATTCTGGAGAAAATTGAGCATTATGCCCGGAAGATCAATGAAATTCTTACCAGATTACTTTCACAGAGTAATATTATTTTAGTTGATTTTAAACTCGAATTTGGAGTAAAAGATGGAAATATATATTTAGCAGATGAAATATCGCCAGATACATGTAGATTCTGGGATAAAAACACAATGGAATCTCTTGACAAAGACGTTTACAGAGAAGAAACGGGAGATTTAGTTGAACGATATTCAGAATTTTTAAGGAGGATAGGCTTATGA
- the purE gene encoding 5-(carboxyamino)imidazole ribonucleotide mutase: MAKVLIIAGSKSDENFVKQALDLFDEWGIEYEFRIFSAHRNLEELIEFLKNLESDFKVIIAVAGLAAALPGVVASMTSLPVIGVPNNVGPLNGIDALLSIVQMPKGVPVGTMGIGNHGMRNAAYFAKRILDLEVSK; the protein is encoded by the coding sequence ATGGCAAAAGTATTAATTATTGCTGGAAGTAAATCGGATGAAAATTTTGTTAAACAGGCTCTTGATTTATTTGATGAATGGGGAATAGAATATGAGTTCAGGATTTTTAGTGCCCATAGAAATCTGGAGGAGTTAATAGAATTTTTGAAGAATTTAGAGTCTGATTTTAAAGTTATAATTGCGGTTGCAGGCCTTGCAGCGGCTTTACCTGGTGTAGTGGCTTCCATGACTTCCCTTCCGGTGATCGGTGTTCCAAATAACGTTGGACCGCTTAATGGAATAGATGCTTTGCTTTCTATTGTACAAATGCCCAAAGGGGTACCTGTGGGTACTATGGGTATAGGTAATCATGGGATGAGAAACGCGGCTTATTTTGCAAAAAGAATTCTTGATCTGGAGGTGAGCAAATGA